Proteins co-encoded in one Actinomadura luteofluorescens genomic window:
- a CDS encoding FAD-binding and (Fe-S)-binding domain-containing protein, whose protein sequence is MAVSAKGTRQDQRRAGAASRGRDALRRALGERVDGEVRFDPGSRAAYSHDSSNYQQPPIGVVVPRTVEAGAEAVRVCAEHDVPILSRGGGTSLAGQCVNDAVVVDWSKYCRALVSVDPRARRAVVEPGACLDDLNERLSRHRLMVGPKPSTHDTCTIGGMIGNNSCGASAQAYGKMVDSVLRLEVLTYDGLRMWVGETSEEEYERIQDEGGRRAEIYRALRDLRDDGMELIRTRYPGIPRRVSGYNLDSLLPEKGFDVARALVGSEGTLVAVLRAEIRLVPIPAFESLAVLGYDGIAEAGDAVPRVLPSRPLALEGMDERLLDLARRDHLAGPRAVEDMPEGGGWLMVRFGGDTKDEADGRARSLIEDLENGPNPPRCTFVRDPHEEELLWKVREAGLGATAYPPGRPDTHEGWEDAAVPPDRLGGYLRDFRALVDEFGYGPVSLYGHFGQGCVHTRIPFDLEDERGTGGYRRFIERAARLVADHGGSLSGEHGDGQARGELLPIMFGDEVVRLFERFKAVFDPGNRMNPGKIVHPSRLDENLDHLGYDPAEPRTRFSFPDDDHRFTHAAARCVGIGKCRASSGGVMCPSYRVTGEEEHSTRGRARLLMEMMRGMPRGGTPNPAVPGPGGAVVITDGWRSRDVRDALDLCLACKGCRSDCPVNVDMATYKAEFLSHHYRGRIRPPAHYTMGWLPLWARIAALAPGAANAALHAPVLDRVAKRIGGIDPRRDMPRFAGERFTDWFRRRPPRGGGRRVVLWPDTFTDNFHPHIGKAAVRVLEATGHRVEVPPVPLCCGLTWISTGQLGTAARVLRRTVRALAPRLRDGVPVVGLEPSCTAVFRADAPELMEGDALEDDVKRLRDQTRTLAELLDEHQEESGGASPGASHDVVAGLDRPKVRAIAQPHCHQHAVMGFDADRRVLARAGVDVRTLDVGCCGLAGNFGFEAGHHEVSAAIAEQGVWPAVRDAGPGTVVLADGFSCRTQIESGTAARPRHLAELLAGLLPDGDGR, encoded by the coding sequence ATGGCTGTTTCGGCGAAGGGGACACGGCAGGACCAGAGGCGAGCGGGCGCGGCGTCCCGCGGGCGGGACGCGCTGCGGCGCGCGCTCGGCGAGAGGGTGGACGGCGAGGTCCGGTTCGATCCCGGCTCCCGGGCCGCCTACTCCCACGACTCGTCCAACTACCAGCAGCCGCCCATCGGGGTGGTGGTGCCGCGGACGGTCGAGGCCGGCGCGGAGGCCGTCCGGGTCTGCGCCGAGCACGACGTCCCGATCCTGTCCCGCGGCGGCGGGACGAGCCTGGCCGGGCAGTGCGTCAACGACGCGGTGGTCGTCGACTGGTCCAAGTACTGCCGCGCGCTGGTGTCGGTCGACCCGCGGGCGCGCCGCGCCGTGGTCGAGCCCGGCGCGTGCCTGGACGACCTGAACGAGCGGCTGTCGCGGCACCGGCTGATGGTGGGGCCCAAGCCGTCCACCCACGACACCTGCACGATCGGCGGGATGATCGGCAACAACTCGTGCGGCGCGTCGGCGCAGGCGTACGGGAAGATGGTCGACTCCGTCCTGCGGCTGGAGGTGCTGACCTACGACGGGCTGCGGATGTGGGTCGGGGAGACCTCCGAGGAGGAGTACGAGCGGATCCAGGACGAGGGCGGCCGGCGCGCCGAGATCTACCGCGCGCTGCGCGACCTGCGCGACGACGGCATGGAGCTGATCCGCACCCGCTACCCCGGCATCCCGCGCCGCGTGTCCGGCTACAACCTGGACTCGCTGCTGCCCGAGAAGGGCTTCGACGTGGCACGCGCCCTCGTCGGGTCGGAGGGCACGCTCGTCGCCGTGCTGCGCGCGGAGATACGCCTGGTGCCAATCCCGGCCTTCGAGTCGCTCGCCGTCCTCGGCTACGACGGCATCGCGGAGGCCGGCGACGCCGTGCCGCGCGTCCTGCCCTCGCGCCCGCTCGCGCTGGAGGGCATGGACGAGCGGCTCCTCGACCTGGCCCGCCGCGACCATCTCGCCGGGCCCCGCGCGGTGGAGGACATGCCGGAGGGAGGGGGCTGGCTCATGGTCCGCTTCGGCGGCGACACCAAGGACGAGGCCGACGGCAGGGCCCGCTCGCTCATCGAGGACCTGGAGAACGGGCCGAACCCGCCGCGCTGCACCTTCGTGCGCGACCCGCACGAGGAGGAGCTGCTCTGGAAGGTGCGCGAGGCCGGGCTCGGCGCGACCGCCTACCCGCCGGGACGGCCCGACACCCACGAGGGCTGGGAGGACGCCGCCGTCCCGCCCGACCGGCTCGGCGGCTACCTGCGCGACTTCCGCGCCCTCGTCGACGAGTTCGGCTATGGCCCCGTCTCGCTCTACGGGCACTTCGGGCAGGGCTGCGTGCACACCCGTATCCCGTTCGACCTGGAGGACGAGCGCGGCACCGGCGGGTACCGGCGCTTCATCGAGCGCGCCGCCCGCCTCGTCGCGGACCACGGCGGGTCGCTGTCGGGCGAGCACGGCGACGGCCAGGCCCGCGGCGAGCTGCTGCCGATCATGTTCGGGGACGAGGTGGTCCGGCTGTTCGAGCGGTTCAAGGCGGTCTTCGACCCGGGGAACCGGATGAACCCCGGCAAGATCGTCCACCCGTCCCGGCTGGACGAGAACCTCGACCACCTCGGCTACGACCCGGCCGAGCCGCGGACCCGGTTCTCCTTCCCCGACGACGACCACCGCTTCACCCACGCCGCGGCCCGCTGCGTAGGGATCGGCAAGTGCCGGGCGTCCTCGGGCGGCGTCATGTGCCCGAGCTACCGGGTGACGGGGGAGGAGGAGCACTCCACCCGGGGCCGGGCCCGGCTGCTGATGGAGATGATGCGCGGGATGCCGCGCGGCGGCACGCCGAACCCGGCGGTGCCGGGGCCGGGCGGCGCCGTCGTCATCACCGACGGATGGCGGTCGCGGGACGTCCGCGACGCCCTCGACCTGTGCCTGGCCTGCAAGGGATGCCGCAGCGACTGCCCCGTCAACGTGGACATGGCCACCTACAAGGCCGAGTTCCTCTCCCACCACTACCGGGGCCGCATCCGTCCGCCCGCGCACTACACCATGGGCTGGCTGCCGCTGTGGGCGCGGATCGCCGCGCTGGCGCCCGGCGCCGCCAACGCCGCACTGCATGCCCCCGTCCTGGACCGGGTCGCCAAGCGGATCGGCGGCATCGACCCGCGCCGCGACATGCCCCGCTTCGCCGGCGAGCGGTTCACCGACTGGTTCAGGCGCCGGCCCCCGCGCGGCGGCGGGCGGCGGGTCGTGCTGTGGCCCGACACGTTCACCGACAACTTCCACCCGCACATCGGCAAGGCCGCGGTCCGCGTCCTGGAGGCGACCGGCCACCGGGTCGAGGTCCCGCCGGTGCCGCTGTGCTGCGGCCTGACCTGGATCTCCACGGGGCAGCTCGGCACGGCCGCCCGCGTGCTGCGCCGCACCGTCCGGGCCCTCGCGCCGCGGCTGCGCGACGGCGTCCCCGTGGTCGGGCTGGAGCCGAGCTGCACCGCGGTGTTCCGCGCCGACGCCCCCGAGCTGATGGAGGGCGACGCGCTGGAGGACGACGTCAAGCGGCTCCGCGACCAGACCCGGACCCTCGCCGAGCTCCTCGACGAGCACCAGGAGGAGTCCGGTGGCGCCTCGCCGGGCGCGTCCCACGACGTCGTCGCCGGGCTCGACCGGCCGAAGGTCCGCGCGATCGCCCAGCCGCACTGCCACCAGCACGCCGTCATGGGGTTCGACGCCGACCGGCGCGTGCTGGCGCGCGCCGGGGTCGACGTGCGGACGCTCGACGTCGGGTGCTGCGGCCTCGCCGGGAACTTCGGCTTCGAGGCGGGCCACCACGAGGTGTCGGCCGCCATCGCCGAGCAGGGCGTGTGGCCCGCGGTGCGGGACGCCGGGCCGGGGACGGTCGTCCTCGCCGACGGGTTCTCCTGCCGGACGCAGATCGAGTCGGGGACCGCCGCCCGGCCACGCCATCTCGCCGAACTCCTCGCCGGCCTCCTCCCGGACGGGGACGGCCGGTGA
- a CDS encoding DUF4142 domain-containing protein: protein MREPRPVAAAACGLAAALLLGACAPIGRQAADGGAVAPQANAQAAAQSTVDTPWGPLGPADRDLVVKVRQAGLWEIPVGREAERRAARAATRRNLGEIARQHVRLDALDRAVAAKLNVALPSRPTPDQQSWMSEITGKSGNDYDRTAVARLRMAHGQIYPAIAAVRGSTRNTLVRNFSEQCETFVRTHMRLLEGTGFVTGDMLPDPPQATGAPPPGDPGHSHAPAPAATSLLGGG from the coding sequence ATGCGAGAACCCCGACCGGTCGCCGCCGCGGCGTGCGGCCTCGCCGCGGCCCTGCTGCTCGGCGCCTGCGCGCCGATCGGCCGCCAGGCGGCCGACGGCGGCGCCGTGGCGCCGCAGGCGAACGCCCAGGCCGCGGCCCAGTCCACCGTCGACACCCCGTGGGGGCCGCTCGGCCCCGCCGACCGCGACCTCGTCGTGAAGGTCCGTCAGGCGGGGCTGTGGGAGATCCCCGTCGGCCGGGAGGCCGAGCGCCGCGCCGCGCGGGCCGCGACCCGCCGCAACCTCGGCGAGATCGCGCGCCAGCACGTCCGGCTGGACGCGCTGGACCGCGCGGTCGCCGCGAAGCTGAACGTCGCGCTGCCGAGCCGGCCCACCCCGGACCAGCAGAGCTGGATGTCGGAGATCACCGGCAAGTCGGGGAACGACTACGACCGGACGGCCGTCGCCCGGCTGCGGATGGCGCACGGGCAGATCTACCCGGCGATCGCCGCCGTCCGCGGCAGCACGCGCAACACGCTCGTGCGGAACTTCTCCGAGCAGTGCGAGACGTTCGTCCGCACCCACATGAGGCTGCTGGAGGGCACCGGCTTCGTCACCGGCGACATGCTGCCCGACCCGCCCCAGGCCACCGGCGCGCCCCCGCCCGGGGACCCCGGGCACTCGCACGCCCCGGCGCCGGCCGCGACCTCCCTGCTGGGCGGGGGGTAG
- a CDS encoding NAD-dependent protein deacetylase, with amino-acid sequence MTEAVENAARTGLPMLADLVSDGDVVVLSGAGLSTESGIPDYRGETGRRRRAEPMTYQAFTGSEAARRRYWARSHLGWRHIARARPNAGHRAVAELQRRGLLAGIITQNVDGLQQAAGAREVIELHGALDRVVCLSCGERSARERLDERLREANPGWTARAETINPDGDAVLRDEAVETFRIVDCERCGGALKPDVIFFGENVPPGRVGDCYALTERAGALLVLGSSLTVLSGYRFVRHAARHGVPVAIVNRGATRGDPHALVTLDAPLGATLDALVAELPA; translated from the coding sequence GTGACGGAGGCTGTGGAGAACGCGGCGCGGACCGGCCTGCCGATGCTGGCCGACCTCGTCTCGGACGGCGACGTGGTGGTGCTGAGCGGCGCGGGGCTGTCGACGGAGTCGGGCATTCCCGACTACCGCGGGGAGACGGGGCGGCGGCGGCGCGCGGAGCCGATGACCTACCAGGCGTTCACCGGGAGCGAGGCGGCGCGGCGCCGCTACTGGGCGCGCAGCCACCTCGGCTGGCGGCACATCGCGCGGGCCCGCCCGAACGCCGGGCACCGCGCGGTCGCCGAGCTGCAGCGGCGCGGCCTGCTGGCCGGGATCATCACCCAGAACGTCGACGGCCTCCAGCAGGCCGCGGGCGCGCGCGAGGTGATCGAGCTGCACGGCGCGCTGGACCGGGTCGTCTGCCTGTCCTGCGGCGAGCGGTCCGCGCGCGAGCGGCTGGACGAGCGGCTGCGCGAGGCCAACCCCGGCTGGACGGCCCGGGCCGAGACGATCAACCCCGACGGCGACGCCGTGCTGCGCGACGAGGCCGTCGAGACGTTCCGGATCGTGGACTGCGAGCGGTGCGGCGGCGCGCTCAAGCCCGATGTGATCTTCTTCGGGGAGAACGTGCCGCCGGGCCGCGTCGGGGACTGCTACGCGCTGACGGAGCGGGCGGGGGCGCTGCTGGTGCTGGGGTCGTCGCTGACCGTGCTGTCGGGGTACCGGTTCGTCCGGCACGCGGCGCGGCACGGCGTCCCGGTGGCGATCGTCAACCGCGGCGCGACCCGGGGCGATCCGCACGCGCTCGTCACGCTGGACGCCCCGCTCGGCGCGACCCTGGACGCGCTGGTCGCCGAGCTGCCCGCCTGA
- a CDS encoding MarR family winged helix-turn-helix transcriptional regulator, which produces MNERYDDGVDAVTSALLTASRLLVAVSARSLAAVEGAVTLPQFRLLVVLSSQGPAKLVTLAGLLEVNPSTAMRMVDRLAAAGLVDRQASPDSGREVRIQLTPAGRGIVDDVTARRRADIAAVVARMPAGQRRALVDALRAFTDAGGEPPVTSLAQLGWT; this is translated from the coding sequence ATGAACGAGCGGTACGACGACGGCGTCGACGCGGTGACCTCGGCGCTGCTGACCGCGTCCCGCCTGCTGGTGGCGGTCTCGGCGCGCTCGCTGGCCGCGGTGGAGGGCGCCGTCACGCTGCCGCAGTTCCGGCTCCTGGTGGTGCTGTCCTCGCAGGGGCCCGCCAAGCTCGTGACGCTCGCCGGGCTCCTGGAGGTCAATCCCTCGACCGCGATGCGGATGGTGGACCGGCTGGCCGCCGCCGGGCTGGTGGACCGCCAGGCCAGCCCCGACAGCGGCCGGGAGGTCCGCATCCAGCTCACCCCGGCCGGGCGCGGCATCGTCGACGACGTGACCGCCCGCCGCCGCGCCGACATCGCCGCGGTGGTGGCCCGGATGCCGGCCGGGCAGCGGCGCGCCCTCGTCGACGCCCTGCGCGCCTTCACCGACGCGGGCGGCGAACCGCCGGTCACCTCCCTGGCCCAGCTCGGCTGGACCTGA
- a CDS encoding oxygenase MpaB family protein — protein sequence MTAPSQITPESLADRDVLRTLAAEPLVGLAAGRALLMQLAHPAVARGVAEHSDFAERPLARLFGTLDFLLIVTFGTPEQVARIAAKVRGIHTTVRGEDYSGNDPDLQLWVNATLIDSALHVYEHVIRGGDPALAEAYYRQARVVAEVLGCPLESQPPDLAAFRAYMAATLAALKVTGTAREVAAAVLWPRRLRTLAPALAVFRLLTAALLPDELRDQFGLPWTPARRRTAGALLRTARLGRRLTPAPLRRPPEPLLVRLAAYRVNRTLSARRARRRAA from the coding sequence GTGACCGCCCCGTCCCAGATCACGCCCGAAAGCCTCGCCGACCGCGACGTGCTGCGGACCCTCGCCGCCGAGCCGCTGGTCGGCCTCGCGGCCGGCCGGGCCCTGCTCATGCAGCTCGCCCACCCGGCCGTGGCGCGCGGCGTCGCCGAGCACAGCGACTTCGCCGAGCGCCCCCTGGCCCGGCTGTTCGGCACCCTCGACTTCCTGCTGATCGTCACCTTCGGCACGCCGGAGCAGGTGGCGCGCATCGCGGCGAAGGTCCGCGGCATCCACACCACCGTGCGCGGCGAGGACTACTCCGGCAACGACCCGGACCTCCAGCTCTGGGTCAACGCGACCCTCATCGACTCGGCCCTGCACGTCTACGAGCACGTCATACGGGGCGGCGACCCCGCCCTGGCCGAGGCCTACTACCGGCAGGCGCGGGTCGTCGCCGAGGTCCTCGGCTGCCCCTTGGAGTCGCAGCCTCCCGACCTCGCCGCGTTCCGCGCGTACATGGCCGCCACGCTCGCCGCCCTGAAGGTCACCGGCACCGCCCGCGAGGTCGCCGCCGCCGTCCTGTGGCCCCGCCGCCTGCGCACCCTGGCGCCCGCACTCGCCGTCTTCCGGCTCCTCACGGCCGCGCTCCTGCCGGACGAGCTGCGGGACCAGTTCGGCCTGCCGTGGACCCCGGCACGCCGCCGGACGGCCGGCGCGCTCCTGCGGACGGCCCGCCTCGGCCGCCGCCTGACCCCCGCCCCGCTGAGGCGCCCGCCGGAGCCCCTGCTGGTCCGGCTGGCCGCCTACCGCGTGAACCGGACGCTCTCGGCCCGCCGGGCGCGGCGCCGGGCCGCCTAG
- a CDS encoding ABC transporter permease subunit, with the protein MTTATATPAADPAAHPRPGFGRLLLSEWTKIRTVRSTLWTLILLVVVDLGFTALLVGVTVAQWDNTNPADRASVVADPTGFILGSGFFLGQLTICVLGVLVIASEYSTGMIRASLLAVPKRLPVLWAKALVFGAVVFVLGVVVSFVSFFIGSALIGDKAQVSLSDEGVLRAVIGGGLYLAMLGLFALAIGAIVRHTAGGITGVIGFVLVLTPLATLLPGSIGDHVSAYLPSQAGQLIAKSTQGENDLLTPWQGYGVFALWTGVLLAIAAVLLKRRDA; encoded by the coding sequence ATGACCACGGCCACCGCCACGCCCGCCGCGGATCCCGCGGCCCACCCCCGTCCCGGCTTCGGGCGCCTCCTGCTCTCGGAGTGGACGAAGATCCGCACCGTGCGGTCCACGCTGTGGACGCTGATCCTGCTCGTCGTCGTGGACCTCGGATTCACCGCGCTGCTGGTCGGCGTCACCGTCGCGCAGTGGGACAACACCAACCCCGCCGACCGCGCCTCCGTCGTCGCCGACCCGACCGGCTTCATCCTCGGCAGCGGCTTCTTCCTCGGCCAGCTGACCATCTGCGTGCTCGGCGTGCTGGTGATCGCGTCGGAGTACTCGACCGGCATGATCCGCGCGAGCCTGCTCGCGGTGCCGAAGCGGCTGCCCGTTCTGTGGGCGAAGGCCCTGGTGTTCGGTGCGGTCGTCTTCGTCCTCGGCGTCGTGGTGTCGTTCGTCTCGTTCTTCATCGGCTCGGCGCTCATCGGGGACAAGGCACAGGTGTCGCTGAGCGACGAGGGCGTGCTGCGCGCCGTCATCGGCGGCGGCCTGTACCTGGCGATGCTCGGGCTCTTCGCCCTGGCGATCGGCGCCATCGTGCGGCACACCGCCGGAGGCATCACCGGCGTCATCGGGTTCGTGCTGGTGCTGACGCCGCTCGCCACGCTGCTGCCCGGCAGCATCGGCGACCACGTCAGCGCCTACCTGCCGTCCCAGGCGGGTCAGCTGATCGCCAAGTCCACCCAGGGGGAGAACGACCTGCTGACCCCCTGGCAGGGGTACGGCGTCTTCGCCCTCTGGACCGGAGTGCTGCTCGCCATCGCCGCCGTCCTGCTCAAGCGCCGGGACGCCTAG
- a CDS encoding ABC transporter ATP-binding protein: protein MIEAENLTKRYGDRTAVDDLSFTVVPGRVTGFLGPNGAGKSTTMRLLLGLDRPDRGDARIHGRHYRDLNAPMRVVGALLEARAVHTGRSAYNHLLCLAQTQGIGKKRVDEVVELVGLGGVARKRAGGFSLGMGQRLGIAAALLGDPSVLVLDEPVNGLDPEGIVWIRTLMQRLAAEGRTVFVSSHLMNEMAVTAEHLIVVGRGRLIADCSTEEFIERSTEKAVIVRSPDAARLADLVTAEGGKASVQEEGLLNVSHMEAPRVGELAAAEGIVLHELTPTRGSLESAFMELTRDSVEYGGAGEPAPAAVPAPSAVLAEEGENR from the coding sequence ATGATCGAGGCGGAGAACCTCACCAAGCGCTACGGCGACAGGACGGCCGTGGACGACCTGTCGTTCACGGTGGTCCCCGGGCGGGTCACCGGGTTCCTCGGCCCCAACGGCGCCGGGAAGTCGACCACCATGCGGCTGCTGCTCGGCCTGGACCGCCCCGACCGCGGGGACGCCCGGATCCACGGCCGCCACTACCGCGACCTGAACGCGCCGATGCGCGTCGTCGGGGCGCTGCTGGAGGCGCGGGCCGTCCACACCGGCCGCAGCGCCTACAACCACCTGCTGTGCCTCGCCCAGACGCAGGGCATCGGCAAGAAGCGCGTCGACGAGGTGGTCGAGCTCGTCGGCCTCGGCGGCGTCGCCCGCAAACGCGCCGGCGGCTTCTCGCTGGGTATGGGGCAGCGGCTCGGCATCGCCGCCGCGCTGCTCGGCGACCCGTCCGTGCTCGTCTTGGACGAGCCCGTCAACGGCCTCGATCCGGAGGGCATCGTCTGGATCCGCACGCTCATGCAGAGGCTCGCCGCCGAGGGGCGCACGGTGTTCGTCTCCAGCCACCTGATGAACGAGATGGCCGTCACCGCCGAGCACCTCATCGTCGTCGGCCGCGGCCGGCTGATCGCGGACTGCTCCACCGAGGAGTTCATCGAGCGCAGCACCGAGAAGGCGGTGATCGTCCGCAGCCCGGACGCGGCCCGCCTCGCCGACCTCGTCACCGCCGAGGGGGGCAAGGCGTCCGTGCAGGAGGAGGGGCTGCTCAACGTCTCCCACATGGAGGCGCCCCGCGTCGGGGAGCTCGCCGCGGCCGAGGGCATCGTGCTGCACGAGCTCACCCCGACCCGCGGCTCGCTGGAGTCGGCGTTCATGGAACTGACCCGCGACAGCGTCGAGTACGGCGGAGCCGGCGAGCCCGCGCCGGCGGCCGTCCCCGCGCCGAGTGCCGTCCTCGCCGAGGAGGGGGAGAACCGATGA
- a CDS encoding glycoside hydrolase family 15 protein — protein sequence MQDDFGAKDSGPKALRDYALIADGERGALVGPHGEYAWMCFPVWDSPPAFAGLLGGPGAYVVQPGPGRWVWGGYYEDRGLIWHSRWVTGDGAILECREALARPAAPGRAVILRRCRAVRGRSRVRALLDVRTGHGAPRMRDVRRDGPEWTARGGGASLRWRGADEAVVRDGDGGGPVLDLAFDLDEGETRDLVLEIAEGGGRGPLDAAELWEATERDWREAVPDCRDTLAPRDARLAYSVLTGLTASGGGMVAAATTALPERADEGRNFDYRYAWIRDQCFAGRAVALHGGPPRLLRAAVEFVSARVLADGERLRPAYTVTGGQVPAESSSGLPGYPGARAVVGNRAGDQFQLDALGEALLLLSAAAEHDRRLPEAVEAARVAVGAVARSWTRPEAGIWEIHDDLWTHSRLTCVAGLRQAARTLAGPAEAARWTSLADAILAETSRTSLTPEGRWRRAPGDDRVDAALLIPPLRGALPSEDPRTAATLRAVREDLVEEGFVYRYRAGDEPLGVAEGAFILCGFFLALAEDRQGDTARALAAFERTRSGCATSGLFSEEYDVGQRQLRGNMPQAFVHALLLETAWRLAG from the coding sequence ATGCAGGACGACTTCGGAGCAAAGGACTCCGGCCCGAAGGCCCTCCGCGACTACGCCCTCATCGCCGACGGCGAACGCGGCGCGCTCGTGGGCCCGCACGGGGAGTACGCGTGGATGTGCTTCCCGGTCTGGGACTCGCCGCCCGCCTTCGCGGGCCTGCTCGGCGGCCCCGGCGCCTACGTGGTCCAGCCCGGTCCCGGGCGGTGGGTCTGGGGCGGCTACTACGAGGACCGCGGGCTCATCTGGCACAGCCGGTGGGTGACCGGCGACGGCGCGATCCTGGAGTGCCGCGAGGCCCTCGCGCGGCCGGCGGCGCCCGGCCGCGCGGTCATCCTGCGCAGGTGCCGTGCCGTCCGCGGCCGCTCCCGCGTCCGGGCCCTGCTGGACGTCCGCACCGGTCACGGCGCTCCCCGGATGCGGGACGTGCGCCGCGACGGCCCGGAGTGGACGGCCCGCGGCGGCGGCGCGTCGCTGCGCTGGCGCGGCGCGGACGAGGCCGTCGTGCGCGACGGCGACGGCGGCGGGCCCGTCCTTGACCTCGCCTTCGACCTGGACGAGGGGGAGACCCGCGACCTGGTCCTGGAGATCGCCGAGGGCGGGGGCCGCGGCCCGCTGGACGCCGCGGAGCTGTGGGAGGCCACCGAGCGGGACTGGCGCGAGGCCGTGCCGGACTGCCGCGACACCCTCGCCCCGCGCGACGCCCGCCTCGCCTACTCCGTCCTGACGGGCCTCACCGCCTCCGGCGGTGGGATGGTCGCCGCCGCCACGACGGCGCTTCCGGAACGCGCGGACGAGGGCCGCAACTTCGACTACCGCTACGCCTGGATCCGCGACCAGTGCTTCGCCGGGCGCGCCGTCGCCCTCCACGGCGGGCCGCCCCGCCTGCTGCGCGCCGCCGTGGAGTTCGTGTCCGCCCGCGTCCTCGCCGACGGGGAGCGGCTGAGGCCCGCCTACACCGTCACCGGCGGGCAGGTGCCGGCCGAGAGCTCCAGCGGCCTGCCCGGCTACCCGGGCGCCCGGGCGGTCGTCGGGAACAGGGCCGGCGACCAGTTCCAGCTGGACGCGCTGGGGGAGGCGCTGCTGCTGCTGTCGGCCGCCGCCGAGCACGACCGCCGGCTCCCGGAGGCGGTGGAGGCCGCCCGCGTCGCGGTCGGCGCGGTCGCGCGCAGCTGGACCCGGCCCGAGGCGGGGATCTGGGAGATCCACGACGACCTGTGGACGCATTCGCGCCTGACCTGCGTCGCCGGCCTGCGCCAGGCGGCCCGGACGCTGGCGGGCCCCGCCGAGGCGGCCCGGTGGACCTCGCTCGCCGACGCCATCCTCGCCGAGACGTCCCGGACCTCGCTCACCCCCGAGGGCCGGTGGAGGCGCGCGCCCGGCGACGACCGCGTGGACGCGGCGCTGCTCATCCCGCCGCTGCGGGGCGCGCTCCCGAGCGAGGACCCCCGCACCGCCGCGACGCTGCGGGCCGTGCGCGAGGACCTCGTCGAGGAGGGGTTCGTCTACCGCTACCGGGCGGGGGACGAGCCCCTCGGCGTGGCCGAGGGCGCCTTCATCCTCTGCGGCTTCTTCCTCGCCCTCGCCGAGGACCGCCAGGGCGACACCGCCCGGGCCCTCGCCGCCTTCGAGCGGACCCGGTCGGGCTGCGCGACCAGCGGCCTGTTCTCCGAGGAGTACGACGTCGGGCAGCGGCAGCTGCGCGGCAACATGCCCCAGGCGTTCGTGCACGCCCTCCTGCTGGAGACCGCCTGGCGCCTCGCCGGATGA